ATCCTCATATAAAAATAAAAAAAGAATTTCCAAATTTAGCGATTGAAATAATAGTAACTAGCGGGGGGGTTGATAAATTAGAAATTTATAAAATTTTAGGTGTCAAGGAAGTTTGGTTTTTTAGAAATAATCAATTTGAAATTTATATTTTGCAGAGTGAAAATTATCAACAATTTGTCAAAAGTGAGTTATTGCCAAATCTGGATTTAGAAATATTGGCGGAATATGCGATCGCACCAGATCCTTTAGAGGCTATACTAGGATTTCGGGAAAAAGTTAAAGCAAGTTTGGGTTAAAATTCTGTAGATTATGGAATATATTTATTTAATTCCTCAACTAACTCATGTACTGTTGTGCAAGGATTATCACTTTCTGGATTAGGCGGATTATATTGGTTGAGAAGCTTTTTAGCGTTTTTGATAGCAATAGGTTGTAGTTCTTCTAACTCTTCATGAATTGCAGCACTATTTTTTTTATATTTATTTTTTAGGAATTTATTTAACTTAGGAATGTAATCTTGGCGAGGAAGTCCAGTATTGAGAAATTCAAAATGTAATACATACCATAATTCAAACGCCTCATTAGAGTAAGCAACTTTAAATCCTGCTTTATGAGCATTTTTTATTGCATTTTTGAAATCTTGCTTCGGACAATCATCGCGGTCAAATACGCACCAAATTTGGTCATAATCTCCTTGATTATTCAACTCTTTTGCTTTTTCTACTAGCTTACTCGGATTATAGCCGAATCCTCTGACATCAACATCAATTACATCTTTGGGGACACGAAAAGATTTAAAGTAATTTGGTTCAGTTTTTTCACCTTCACAAATAATTAAAAATATTTGTCTTAACTCTCTATTGGCAACTTTTCTAACAGAATAACCCCGATTTTGCACTTCCCTTGTTTTTTTAGGCATCAGGATTACCCAAAATTTGGCTTAAGTTACCAATAAAGGGAATAGCGCCATATTTGCCTTTAATGTAATCATTTTCAAATGAAGCATCATTCCTGATTGGATATTCAACGAGAGAATATAAATCTGTAGCACCATATTTGTTCTTTTCGGTAAACCAAATCTGATCTCTCCGAAATAGTTTATTACTCAGCAGGTTGGTATCGTGTGTCATAAATATCAATTGTGCATTTTTATAATTTGTTTCCTGAGAGTTAAATATTTCTACGATTGCTTTAGTAATTAGAGGATGAAGTCTAGCGTCAAATTCATCAAATATCAAAACATCACCATTTTTAAAAGTATCTACCAAAATCCCGGCGATAGAAACTATTTTTTGAGTTCCTTCGGACTCCTGCTCATATAAATCAAATAATTCCAGAGATATATGATTACCTTGACTATCAAATTTTTGATGTGCAGTTTTAATTAATATTGCTTTTAAAATTCCGCTCTTCACAATCATTTTTTTGAATTCTTCCGATGTATTTTCAGGCAAAGGCAAAGAATTAAGCCTAATTTCTGTTTCTTTTACTGTTATTTCTCTGATGCCTAAATCTAATTTTTTTATTAGTTGAATAATGTCTGCTCTATTATCATTACCTTCTGCTAAATAGCTAACTGTATAATTTAAATCAGAAATGTCATCTAAGCCTGAAATTATTTTTAATTTTCTTGTGAGCCAATCTAGTATTTTTTGAGCTATTTCAACATTAAATTGAGCAGCTACTGATAAAAAAAGTGCATTATGCCTAGTTTTTGAATCAATTCCCCCACCTTTAAAAATTTTAGATATATTGAATATATCAGTAGATTCTTCGTGATTACGTTCAAACAGACGAGTTTCTCTTTTATTAGGAACATAAAATAGCCACTCTGAAACAACACTTTTTTGAGTAGCTTTAAACCCATATCTATACTTTTTACCATCTAATAAAAACACAATTTCAAATAAAGAGGGTTCTGTTTCAGTTTCTGTACTAAGTCTAAATGGTTCAACTCCTATTTGTTCTGTGCTTTGAGTTTCTTTAGAGGAGTTAATCATAAACCATTTCATAAAGCTGATGGCTTTTGCTAGGTTACTCTTACCACTAGCATTAGCACCATAAATGGCAGCACTTTTGAGTAATGTAAGTTCATTATCTACGGCAAAAGTATTGTTATCATCAACTTTTGGGTCTTTGGCTACAATGTTAGCTGCAACCATGCTAAAGGTGACTTTATCTTTAAATGATCTGTAATTAGCAATACTAAACTCTATGAGCATAGTTAAGTTCTATTTCTAAAGGACATATTCGTGATATTTTCACAAATATCTAGTTTAAGCATAGCGGTTATCGATATATTCTCAACAGTAATTTTGTTGGTACATAAGCACTATTAAAATTAATATAAGTGAAAAAATTAGATGTATATGAAGAAATATAAATTAACTGTAGGGCTACCATACCTTGAGATGGTGCGTTGCGCTGTGCGACAACACACCCTACACTTGATTTGTCTTTACATAGTTATAAATATTTCAGCCTACCTACTTAGTGAAGCTTAATCATATAAAAGGCGATCGCGCAAATAAGCTCAAATAAATTGATACCAAGGTAAGATCGGCTTACAATGAGTGTCGGGAGTCTCATAACCCGGACAAATTAATGAATGCTGACGAATTTTTCCAACAGGGATTCAATAATCATTTGCAAGGGGACTATCAAGAAGCCATAGCAAATTATACTCAGGCGATTAACCTATATCCAGACTACGCGGAAGCTTACTATAACCGGGGGATTATTCTCAGCGCTGAACTTCAAGATTATCATGGCGCGATCGCTGATTTTGAGCAAGCAATAGATATTAATCCCCAGTTTGCTGAAGCATATTGCAACCGGGGAAATGCACGTTATTTTTTAGCCGATTATGAGGGTGCGATCGCAGATCATGATCAAGCCATAGAAATCAAGCCCAGTTTTGCTGAATCTTACCACAGTCGAGGTAATGCCTACTTGGCTTTAGCAGCATACGATCAAGCGATCGCGAATTATCAACAAGCAATAGAAAATAATCCTCAGTTAGCTACCAAAATCAACGGTGATATTGCCAAGGCTTTACATAATCGGGGTGTGGCGCGTTGCAATTGTGGGGATAATCAAGGAGCGATCGCTGATTTTCAACAAGCTTTACAATGGCATCCTTATTTTGCCCCAGCTTACAGCAGTCGGGGTAACATCTATTATATTTTAGGAAAGTATCAGCAAGCGATCGCTGAACATGACCGCGCCTTAGAACTAGATCCCAATTTAGCCGCAGCTTACCATAATCGGGGTAATGCCCGCTATGCTCTCCAAGAAAATCAGGACGCGATCAAAGATTACAATCAGGCTTTAAAAATTCACCCCCACTTTGCGGAAGCTTACTATAATCGGGGTCTTGTTTATGCTCGTCTCCAAGATTTTCAGCAAGCTTTGGCTGACTTTAATCAAGCTTTGACTCTGAACCCTGATGATGTCCAAGCCTACTCTGAACGGGGTTTAGTTCAAGAAACTTTAGGAGACTATCACCAAGCCCTTGAGGATTATAGTCAGGCATTGCAAAAAAACCCGACTTTAGCTTTAGTATACGGCTTGCGGGCTAATGTTCGTCGTCTGTTAGGAGATTATCAAGGCGCAATTGATGATAGTAATCGACTCTTACAACTTGATCCTCATCTCGCTCAAGGATACTGCGATCGCGCTACAGCCCGTCGGAGTTTGGGAGATTATCAAGGGTCAGTCCCCGATTATACTATGGCATTGCAGCTTGATCCTAATTTAGCTGAAGCTTATTATGGCCGAGGTATTGCCTACGAAATTTTGCAAGACTTCCTCGCAGCAGTCGCAGATAATACTCAAGCAATCGGGCTTTTTCCTGAGTTTTCCCAAGCCTACTGCAATCGGGGTAATGCTCATCGTTTTTTGGGAAATGAAAAACAGGCGATCGCGGATTATAATCGAGCATTAGAAATTAATCCTGATCTAATTGAAGCTTATTACAATCGGGGTTCTCTGTGCTATGCTCTGCAAGACTATCAGGGTGCTGTTGCAGATTACACCCAGGCATTACAAAGAAATCCTCAGTCTGCTACATTTTATAGCGATCGCGCCAATGCTCGCTATGCTCTGCAAGACTATCAAGGCGCAATAGAAGATTATCATCAAGCTCTGGCTATAGACTCTAGTAGAGCCGAAGACTGGTATAATCGGGGTCGTAGCCTTTCTGTGCTGGGAGAGTTAACCGCCGGGTTGGCTGATTTGAACCAAGCTTTACAACGTCAGCCTTATTGGGCTTCAGCCTATATGCTGCGGGCTGATATCCGCCGTCGCTTAGAAGACTATCAAGGTGCAATTGCGGACTTTCAGAAATCGGCCGATATCTATCAGCGAGAAGGAAATATCCAGTATTATCAACAAATTATGCAGGCGATCGCACAGCTTGAGCATTTATAATTGTTGTAGCAAAGTTAGACGCAACGTCTCTACATTTTTTCTCACCAGATGTCTACGAAATAACTCTATATAATTGTCTATTTTTTCTAATTATTTTGTTGTCATATTCAGCGAATGTGGCGTGTAATGCTGTTGCATAACTGATAATTTTGCTAGAATACATTCAAAGCTTTGTGGAATCGTCTCTTCGTAAACTTCCTGTGCTTGTAGAAATTACCATCAACTTACCAAACTAACATTATGAATCGCTTCACCTCTGGCTTGTTTGTAGGTTTGCAAGCGTCTATGTCCTCTCTGGCTATATCTCAGAGAACTGATACTGCTAAACCCCTACCTCTTTCTAACTATATGTATGACGGTGAACTTAACTTTGACCGTGGATCGGGACGCATCGGGCGCGGTTGCTAAATCCGCCTTAATTAAGTTGAATATTCTCTCATTGAGTAATTACTGCAATCTTCATGAGAGAAATTAAGCTATGCGATCGCCTCTGGCGTGGCTTTGTCAATCGCCAATAGTCTGTTCTGGAAATCATTCTATGAGCCAGAATTTTGCCAGGCGATCGCATTCAATTATGATTAATTTCAGGTCATTTACAACTTGATGGCCTGTTGTTTTGTATTATACTTGAGAAATCAACACTAGAGTTAAAATTATTATAAAATTTTCGACTATTGAATTTTTTAATATTTGCCCAAAAACCAGAATAATTTCACAAAATGGCTAAAGAAATAGAACGGAAATATTTACTCAAAGAAGATACTTGGCGAAAAGTAGCTCAAGGAAGTGTCTATTGTCAAGGATATATTGCTACGAAAGATCAAGTTACTGTCCGTGTGCGGATCATCGAAAATCAAGGTTATGTGACGATTAAAGGGCCTAGCGTTGAATGTTCCAGATTAGAGTTTGAGTATCCCATTCCTGTAGAAGATGCTCAAGAAATGCTGAATACATTGTGTCAAAAACCTTTTATCGAAAAAATTAGATACAAAGTAGCGTGGGGTGGTTTGATTTGGGAAATAGACGAGTTTGATGGTCTAAATAAAGGATTGATTTTAGCAGAAGTCGAACTCAATGATGCAAATCAACAGATTGAACTACCTCCTTGGATTGGTGAAGAAGTATCCCACGATCATAGATATTTCAATAGCTATTTGGTAACAAATCCCTTTTCACAATGGTAATTGTGGCTAATTGACACTCCCCGCGATAAATCGACAGGGATTCTTGGTTCAACGAAACCACTTAACCTAGAGTCCTTGCGTTGTCTAAACCAGAGGTGGGATTCTCCCCAAGCGTTAATTCGGGTATGCCCTACCCTATTTGCATGAGTGCAAGTCCTGTTTCGTTTGAAACAATTTGTTTCAAAATGCTGATTCGTCTAGCCCCTATGAATCTTTTACCTACTGCTAGGAGGAAACTAGAACAATGCAGTAGAACCGCATAGATTCAATTATCTTGGCGAAGCCTCTCCCTTTGGGAGAAGGTTCAGGCTTTGTCTTTCGACAGCTAGGTTTTTTAAGTGGTTGATTACCTTTCCACTACAATCAGTATAGCAGCACCTTAGTACATTAATGAATTAAAAGTCGTCGTAGAACGACGGGGCTTTAAACCCAATTTTTCGGTAACTGATTCAATTTTAAATATGACTTTCCAATATACCGAAGCACTCGTCACCATAGCATCTGTTAATTTTGAAAATCTGGTAAATTTCTATACAGAATTACTTGATAAAAAACCATCATCTCTCATCCCCAACGTTTATGCAGAGTTTCAACTTCCTGGTGTAAGATTGGGGATTTTTCAACCTCAAAAAAACCATACATCGGAATTTGCCAACTCAGCCAACAGTCAGATAAGTTTGTGTTTAGAAGTGACTAATTTAGAAGTAGCGATCGCACATCTGGCAAACTTAGGCTATCCACCCCCCGGAGAAATCTCCACAGCTTCTCACGGGAGAGAAATTTACGCTTATGACCCCGATGGCAATCGGTTGATTTTACACCAAAAATAGACGCAATCAATAACTTCCAAATAAACAAACACCCAAAAACCTAACTAAATAAACCTCTCACTTCTTTCTTTCTCTGTGTCCTCTCTACGAGACGCTGCGCGAACTGTGCCTCTGTGGTAGCCTTCGGCAAGCTACGCTAACGTTTATTTCTTAAAAAAGTGTTATAATTAGTGGCTATTGGTAATTAACTATGTCTTTAACTCAAAACTATAAATTAAACCTGATTCAATGGTATCCAGGTCATATTGCTAAAGCGGAAAAGAAGCTGAAAGAACAGCTAACGCGGGTAGATGTGGTACTGGAAGTCCGAGACGGGCGGATTCCTTTGGCGACACACCACCCCCAAATAGATGAATGGGTGGGAGATAAGGCGCGGGTGTTGGTATTGAACCGACTAGATATGATTTTGCCCCAAGTGCGATCGCTTTGGGTAGATTGGTTCAAGCGTCACGGTGAAGTCGCCTATTCTACCAATGCAAAACAAGGTCAAGGTGTAACGGCGATCGCTAAAGCCGCCCAAGCAGCTGGAATACAACTCAATCAAAGAAGACGCGATCGCGGGATGTTACCTCGTCCAGTGCGAGCTGTAGTCATTGGATTTCCCAACGTTGGTAAATCAGCCTTAATTAACCGCCTCTTAGGAAAGCGAGTCGTCGAAAGCGCCGCCCGTCCTGGGGTAACTCGCTCCTTACG
This Nodularia sp. LEGE 06071 DNA region includes the following protein-coding sequences:
- a CDS encoding Uma2 family endonuclease encodes the protein MKKEFPNLAIEIIVTSGGVDKLEIYKILGVKEVWFFRNNQFEIYILQSENYQQFVKSELLPNLDLEILAEYAIAPDPLEAILGFREKVKASLG
- a CDS encoding RloB family protein, giving the protein MPKKTREVQNRGYSVRKVANRELRQIFLIICEGEKTEPNYFKSFRVPKDVIDVDVRGFGYNPSKLVEKAKELNNQGDYDQIWCVFDRDDCPKQDFKNAIKNAHKAGFKVAYSNEAFELWYVLHFEFLNTGLPRQDYIPKLNKFLKNKYKKNSAAIHEELEELQPIAIKNAKKLLNQYNPPNPESDNPCTTVHELVEELNKYIP
- a CDS encoding AAA family ATPase; protein product: MLIEFSIANYRSFKDKVTFSMVAANIVAKDPKVDDNNTFAVDNELTLLKSAAIYGANASGKSNLAKAISFMKWFMINSSKETQSTEQIGVEPFRLSTETETEPSLFEIVFLLDGKKYRYGFKATQKSVVSEWLFYVPNKRETRLFERNHEESTDIFNISKIFKGGGIDSKTRHNALFLSVAAQFNVEIAQKILDWLTRKLKIISGLDDISDLNYTVSYLAEGNDNRADIIQLIKKLDLGIREITVKETEIRLNSLPLPENTSEEFKKMIVKSGILKAILIKTAHQKFDSQGNHISLELFDLYEQESEGTQKIVSIAGILVDTFKNGDVLIFDEFDARLHPLITKAIVEIFNSQETNYKNAQLIFMTHDTNLLSNKLFRRDQIWFTEKNKYGATDLYSLVEYPIRNDASFENDYIKGKYGAIPFIGNLSQILGNPDA
- a CDS encoding tetratricopeptide repeat protein; amino-acid sequence: MNADEFFQQGFNNHLQGDYQEAIANYTQAINLYPDYAEAYYNRGIILSAELQDYHGAIADFEQAIDINPQFAEAYCNRGNARYFLADYEGAIADHDQAIEIKPSFAESYHSRGNAYLALAAYDQAIANYQQAIENNPQLATKINGDIAKALHNRGVARCNCGDNQGAIADFQQALQWHPYFAPAYSSRGNIYYILGKYQQAIAEHDRALELDPNLAAAYHNRGNARYALQENQDAIKDYNQALKIHPHFAEAYYNRGLVYARLQDFQQALADFNQALTLNPDDVQAYSERGLVQETLGDYHQALEDYSQALQKNPTLALVYGLRANVRRLLGDYQGAIDDSNRLLQLDPHLAQGYCDRATARRSLGDYQGSVPDYTMALQLDPNLAEAYYGRGIAYEILQDFLAAVADNTQAIGLFPEFSQAYCNRGNAHRFLGNEKQAIADYNRALEINPDLIEAYYNRGSLCYALQDYQGAVADYTQALQRNPQSATFYSDRANARYALQDYQGAIEDYHQALAIDSSRAEDWYNRGRSLSVLGELTAGLADLNQALQRQPYWASAYMLRADIRRRLEDYQGAIADFQKSADIYQREGNIQYYQQIMQAIAQLEHL
- a CDS encoding CYTH domain-containing protein; translation: MAKEIERKYLLKEDTWRKVAQGSVYCQGYIATKDQVTVRVRIIENQGYVTIKGPSVECSRLEFEYPIPVEDAQEMLNTLCQKPFIEKIRYKVAWGGLIWEIDEFDGLNKGLILAEVELNDANQQIELPPWIGEEVSHDHRYFNSYLVTNPFSQW
- a CDS encoding VOC family protein produces the protein MTFQYTEALVTIASVNFENLVNFYTELLDKKPSSLIPNVYAEFQLPGVRLGIFQPQKNHTSEFANSANSQISLCLEVTNLEVAIAHLANLGYPPPGEISTASHGREIYAYDPDGNRLILHQK
- the ylqF gene encoding ribosome biogenesis GTPase YlqF codes for the protein MSLTQNYKLNLIQWYPGHIAKAEKKLKEQLTRVDVVLEVRDGRIPLATHHPQIDEWVGDKARVLVLNRLDMILPQVRSLWVDWFKRHGEVAYSTNAKQGQGVTAIAKAAQAAGIQLNQRRRDRGMLPRPVRAVVIGFPNVGKSALINRLLGKRVVESAARPGVTRSLRWVRISEHLELLDAPGVIPLRMGNQEAAIKLAICDDIGQASYDNQLVASAFIDLVNELHETAAHLLPPSPLYTRYQLDPVMYTGESYLHALAEHRYKGDVERTARHLLTDFRKGLLGTIPLELPPHF